A region from the Bradyrhizobium erythrophlei genome encodes:
- a CDS encoding aldose epimerase family protein, with product MPKVVREIFGRLPDGTAIETVRLRGDNGFEVRLITYGAALQSIFVPDRAGRLADVVLGRVDLAGYLAVRSFLGATIGRYANRIANAAFELDGERFQLPANDGANALHGGLAGFDRKPWTITAVGETPAPFVTLSRVSSDGEEGYPGQLRTDITYRISGGAELSLEFSAVTDRPTIVNLTNHSFFNLAGVETGGNILDHQLMIAADTYLPVSAAGIPLGAASKIEATPFDFREPHRVGARLRDADQQVHIRQGYDHNFCLPGGVTSAPRLAARLEDPGSGRVLELWTNQPGVQFYSGNFLDGTVTGKYDRVHRQYDALCLEPQVYPDTPNRPDFPSARLDPGQVYRHASLYRFSAI from the coding sequence ATGCCGAAGGTCGTACGCGAGATTTTCGGCCGCCTCCCGGACGGCACCGCGATTGAAACCGTGCGGCTGCGTGGTGATAATGGTTTCGAGGTACGCCTCATCACGTATGGCGCGGCGCTGCAATCCATCTTTGTACCGGATCGCGCCGGGCGCCTTGCCGATGTCGTGCTTGGCCGCGTTGATCTTGCGGGCTATCTCGCGGTTCGAAGTTTTCTTGGCGCAACGATCGGGCGCTACGCCAACCGGATCGCGAACGCCGCGTTCGAACTGGATGGCGAGCGCTTTCAGTTGCCTGCCAATGACGGGGCCAACGCGCTGCACGGCGGATTGGCAGGCTTCGATCGCAAACCATGGACCATCACCGCCGTGGGCGAAACTCCCGCGCCTTTTGTCACGCTGTCCCGTGTAAGTTCGGACGGCGAAGAGGGCTATCCCGGTCAACTCAGAACCGACATCACCTACCGCATTTCCGGCGGAGCCGAGCTTTCGCTTGAGTTCTCTGCGGTGACGGACAGGCCGACCATCGTCAATCTGACAAATCACAGCTTCTTCAATCTCGCAGGCGTCGAGACCGGCGGAAATATTCTCGACCACCAGCTTATGATCGCGGCGGATACCTATTTGCCGGTGAGCGCGGCCGGTATTCCGTTGGGCGCGGCGAGCAAGATCGAAGCAACGCCATTTGATTTCCGCGAGCCCCATCGCGTCGGCGCCCGGCTGCGTGACGCGGATCAACAGGTGCATATCCGGCAGGGGTATGATCACAATTTCTGCCTCCCCGGAGGCGTTACCAGCGCGCCACGCCTTGCCGCTCGCCTGGAAGATCCGGGATCGGGCCGAGTTCTCGAACTCTGGACCAACCAGCCGGGCGTTCAGTTCTATTCCGGCAATTTCCTCGATGGAACCGTGACCGGAAAGTATGACCGCGTCCATCGTCAGTATGACGCGCTCTGCCTGGAGC
- a CDS encoding Gfo/Idh/MocA family protein, with protein MTSIRVAIVGLGKIARDQHIPAIAGTEGIELAAIASRNASIEGIAHFATLDQLLADARDIDAVALCTPPQVRQTQAAAALRAGKHVLLEKPPGATVSELGPLVAAARQTGRTLFATWHSRFAPAVEPARSFLAGRQIKSVVVEWKEDVRVWHPGQAWIWEPGGLGVFDPGINALSILTRILPRPFFLIRAELCFPRNRAAPIAADLAFSDDTGMAIRAEFDWRRTGPQTWDIRVESDAGRLTLSSGGSRLVHDDRTLVDEKQAEYRGIYRRFVELIASGVSDVDLSPLVHVADAFMLGRRREVEPFIED; from the coding sequence GTGACTTCGATTCGCGTTGCCATCGTCGGTCTCGGCAAGATCGCCAGGGATCAGCACATCCCGGCCATTGCAGGCACCGAGGGGATTGAGCTCGCCGCGATCGCCAGCCGCAATGCGTCCATCGAGGGCATTGCGCATTTCGCGACGCTCGATCAACTGCTTGCTGATGCACGTGACATCGATGCCGTTGCGCTCTGTACACCGCCTCAGGTGCGTCAAACGCAGGCGGCGGCCGCATTAAGGGCCGGCAAGCATGTGCTGCTCGAAAAGCCTCCTGGCGCGACCGTCAGTGAATTAGGCCCGCTGGTCGCGGCTGCGCGGCAAACCGGGCGAACGCTGTTTGCGACCTGGCATTCCCGTTTCGCGCCGGCCGTCGAACCCGCGAGGAGTTTCCTCGCTGGCCGCCAGATCAAATCGGTCGTTGTCGAATGGAAGGAAGACGTCAGAGTCTGGCATCCCGGCCAGGCCTGGATCTGGGAGCCGGGTGGACTTGGCGTGTTCGATCCCGGCATCAACGCGCTCTCGATTCTCACCCGCATCCTGCCGCGGCCTTTCTTTCTGATCCGGGCCGAGCTGTGCTTCCCGCGCAATCGCGCGGCCCCCATCGCAGCCGATCTCGCCTTCTCGGATGACACCGGTATGGCGATCCGCGCTGAATTTGATTGGCGCCGGACCGGTCCGCAAACCTGGGATATCCGCGTCGAGAGTGATGCCGGGCGGCTGACGCTTTCGTCCGGTGGCAGCCGCCTCGTCCATGATGACCGTACCCTGGTTGACGAGAAGCAGGCGGAGTATCGCGGTATCTATCGGCGTTTCGTCGAACTGATTGCGAGCGGTGTGTCCGATGTCGATCTGTCGCCGCTGGTCCATGTCGCTGATGCCTTTATGCTCGGCCGGCGCCGCGAGGTCGAACCATTCATCGAGGATTGA